A region from the Gossypium hirsutum isolate 1008001.06 chromosome A08, Gossypium_hirsutum_v2.1, whole genome shotgun sequence genome encodes:
- the LOC107918988 gene encoding transcriptional regulator SUPERMAN, whose product MTCCNNPNALLQHLGDMPGVRVLFCLYLFPSLTTPHSLPIFNPFPPQLSPSPILNVATTTMAADLRLLSLTQLQKLAQSQHNQNLMAASWVWNPQEAADDDSWEVRAFAQDTGNVMGTTWPPRSYTCTFCRREFRSAQALGGHMNVHRRDRARLHQTHPPAPTVPLINQTSSSTTQDFVSDGGLCLLYQIPTTNGVFNSPSMNPCSLDSTPPLLSMSPYPSNNLMAPPQPQPYINYPATPPGLHNSSSADNNISSMETSIEELDLELRLGQRPTPS is encoded by the coding sequence ATGACATGTTGCAACAATCCAAATGCTTTGCTACAACATTTGGGTGATATGCCCGGTGTTAGGGTTTTATTTTGTCTCTACCTTTTCCCCTCTTTAACCACCCCCCATTCCCTTCCTATATTTAACCCATTTCCCCCTCAACTCTCTCCATCTCCTATCTTAAATGTTGCTACCACCACCATGGCTGCTGACCTTCGCCTTCTCTCACTGACCCAACTTCAAAAGCTAGCTCAATCTCAACACAACCAGAACCTAATGGCAGCCTCCTGGGTGTGGAACCCTCAAGAAGCAGCTGACGATGATTCGTGGGAGGTCAGGGCCTTTGCCCAGGACACAGGTAATGTTATGGGCACAACTTGGCCCCCTAGGTCTTATACTTGCACTTTTTGCAGAAGGGAGTTCCGTTCAGCTCAAGCTCTTGGGGGTCACATGAATGTGCACCGCCGTGACAGGGCTCGCCTTCACCAAACTCACCCACCTGCTCCTACTGTTCCATTAATCAATCAAACCTCATCATCAACTACTCAAGATTTCGTCTCCGATGGCGGCCTCTGCCTCCTCTACCAAATCCCCACCACTAATGGGGTTTTCAATTCTCCATCTATGAACCCATGCTCCCTAGATTCAACCCCCCCTCTTCTCTCTATGTCACCCTATCCTTCAAACAACTTGATGGCACCACCACAACCACAACCGTATATAAATTATCCAGCAACACCTCCGGGATTGCATAATTCTTCATCGGCGGATAATAACATCAGCAGCATGGAAACATCAATCGAAGAGCTTGATCTAGAGCTTCGACTAGGGCAAAGACCAACACCATCTTGA